A single region of the Novosphingobium sp. SL115 genome encodes:
- a CDS encoding PA0069 family radical SAM protein, with protein sequence MAVHKGRGAQSAQTPTRFGLATRDDDGDWLDAREDLDGSTPKLRTSVTIEHPRSILTFNRSPDVPFDRSVNAYRGCEHGCIYCYARPSHAYHDLSPGLDFETKLFAKPDAARLLRETLAKPGYSPAPIAMGTNTDPYQPIEADYRITRAVLELCLDLRHPVTITTKSARVLRDLDLLTALARLNLTAVGISVTSLDPRLSSLLEPRASSPAKRLDALEKLVEAGVPTHVSIAPVIPSITDSFIEDILAQAAARGVSSASWIMLRLPHEVAPLFREWLDTHFPDRAGKVMGIVQSVREGRDNDPNFFTRMKPKGVWADLIRTRFRVACQKHNIGKAHIDLDCAQFKKPSRAGQLDLF encoded by the coding sequence ATGGCTGTGCACAAAGGCCGCGGTGCCCAATCCGCTCAAACACCTACCCGCTTTGGCCTTGCCACGCGCGATGATGACGGGGACTGGCTTGACGCGCGCGAAGACCTTGACGGCTCAACACCAAAACTCCGCACTTCCGTCACCATCGAACACCCCCGCTCAATCCTGACCTTCAACCGCTCGCCCGACGTGCCGTTTGATCGGTCGGTCAATGCCTACCGGGGCTGCGAACATGGTTGCATTTATTGCTATGCCCGGCCCAGCCACGCCTACCATGATCTGTCGCCGGGGCTGGATTTCGAAACGAAGCTGTTTGCCAAGCCTGACGCCGCGCGGCTCCTGCGCGAAACGCTTGCAAAACCGGGGTATTCGCCTGCGCCCATCGCCATGGGCACCAACACCGATCCTTATCAGCCGATAGAAGCAGACTACCGCATCACCCGTGCGGTGCTGGAATTGTGCCTCGATCTGCGCCACCCGGTTACCATCACCACCAAATCGGCGCGCGTCCTGCGCGATCTCGATCTGCTGACCGCTCTGGCACGGCTGAACCTGACGGCGGTGGGCATATCGGTGACCAGCCTTGATCCGCGCCTGTCCAGCCTGCTCGAACCGCGCGCATCTTCGCCCGCCAAACGGCTGGATGCCTTGGAGAAACTTGTTGAGGCGGGCGTGCCAACCCATGTCTCGATCGCGCCGGTCATCCCCTCGATCACCGATTCCTTCATCGAAGACATTCTGGCCCAAGCCGCCGCGCGCGGGGTAAGCTCGGCAAGCTGGATCATGCTGCGCCTGCCCCACGAAGTCGCGCCGCTGTTCCGCGAATGGCTCGACACGCACTTTCCCGACCGCGCGGGGAAAGTCATGGGCATTGTCCAATCGGTGCGCGAAGGGCGTGACAACGATCCCAACTTTTTCACCCGCATGAAACCAAAGGGCGTCTGGGCCGACCTTATCCGCACCCGCTTTCGCGTGGCGTGTCAGAAACACAACATTGGCAAGGCGCATATCGATCTTGATTGCGCGCAGTTCAAAAAACCGAGTCGCGCTGGGCAACTCGACCTGTTTTGA
- a CDS encoding long-chain fatty acid--CoA ligase, whose product MQHLGAMQDWKLRVTHLIDHAAREHGSREIVSRWADGSETRTNWAGIRHDALRMTQALRKLGVQPGDRIATLAMNHHRHLVSWYGAVGVGGVLHTLNPRLFDDQLDYIVNHAEDRVMLFDKLWAPIVERMKPRWPTVEHYICFDSSEPAPHFEDWIDAEDGQTEWADGDERDPCMLCYTSGTTGNPKGVLYEHRSTMLHAISALSPVVFGMDTRSVMLPIVPMFHAASWGLPWAGAAAGAKFVYSAVNDGAVLCDLMNREKVTCSAGVPTVWLALLQHVDATGGEIPLSLSTVVCGGSAMPRAMIERFMARGIRIAHAWGMTETSPIGTSGAETWNWDDLSFDEQVSVKAMQGRPPFGVEIRCVDLGDYTRVLPRDGVSSGALQVRGPWVVKRYFKAEKDAVDADQWFDTGDVGVIHPDGTLQLTDRTKDVIKSGGEWISSVELENAAVGHPAVAEAAAIGIYHPKWDERPLLVVVKKPGEEISEGEMRAYLQQHVAKWWVPDAVAFVDQIPHTGTGKISKKDLREQFRDYVWAG is encoded by the coding sequence ATGCAGCATCTGGGCGCGATGCAGGACTGGAAGCTGCGGGTAACCCATCTGATCGATCATGCGGCCCGCGAACACGGCAGCCGCGAAATCGTCAGCCGCTGGGCCGATGGTAGCGAAACTCGCACCAACTGGGCTGGTATCCGTCATGATGCTCTGCGCATGACCCAGGCCCTGCGCAAGCTGGGAGTGCAACCGGGGGATCGGATCGCCACGCTGGCCATGAATCATCACCGCCATCTGGTAAGCTGGTATGGTGCGGTCGGTGTTGGCGGGGTTCTCCATACGCTGAACCCGCGCCTGTTCGACGACCAGCTCGATTACATCGTCAACCACGCAGAAGACCGCGTGATGCTGTTCGACAAGTTGTGGGCGCCCATTGTCGAACGCATGAAGCCCCGCTGGCCGACGGTTGAACACTACATCTGCTTTGACAGCAGCGAACCCGCTCCACATTTCGAAGACTGGATCGATGCAGAGGACGGGCAGACCGAATGGGCGGACGGTGATGAGCGGGATCCCTGCATGCTGTGCTACACCAGCGGCACGACCGGTAATCCCAAGGGTGTTCTCTACGAACATCGGTCCACCATGCTTCACGCCATTTCCGCGCTTAGCCCGGTGGTGTTCGGCATGGATACCCGGTCGGTCATGTTGCCGATCGTGCCGATGTTCCATGCGGCCAGTTGGGGGCTTCCGTGGGCTGGCGCGGCAGCGGGGGCAAAATTTGTCTATTCCGCGGTCAATGATGGCGCGGTGTTGTGCGATCTGATGAACCGCGAAAAGGTGACATGTTCGGCCGGGGTGCCCACCGTCTGGCTGGCACTGCTACAGCATGTCGATGCTACAGGCGGTGAAATTCCGTTAAGCCTCAGCACTGTAGTCTGCGGCGGTTCGGCTATGCCGCGTGCGATGATCGAGCGTTTCATGGCGCGCGGCATCCGCATAGCCCATGCCTGGGGGATGACCGAAACGTCGCCCATCGGCACATCGGGGGCGGAAACGTGGAACTGGGATGATCTGTCGTTTGACGAACAGGTTTCGGTCAAGGCGATGCAGGGCCGACCGCCGTTTGGCGTGGAAATCCGCTGTGTCGATCTGGGCGATTACACCAGGGTTCTGCCGCGCGATGGCGTGTCATCCGGCGCGCTTCAGGTGCGCGGCCCGTGGGTGGTAAAGCGTTATTTCAAAGCGGAAAAAGACGCGGTGGATGCGGACCAGTGGTTCGATACCGGCGATGTCGGAGTGATCCATCCCGATGGCACCCTGCAACTGACAGACCGCACCAAAGATGTCATCAAGTCTGGCGGGGAGTGGATCAGTTCGGTCGAGCTTGAGAACGCTGCCGTCGGACATCCGGCTGTGGCCGAGGCTGCGGCCATCGGAATTTATCATCCCAAATGGGATGAGCGGCCTTTGCTGGTGGTGGTGAAGAAGCCGGGTGAGGAGATTTCGGAGGGCGAAATGCGTGCCTATCTGCAACAGCACGTCGCCAAGTGGTGGGTGCCTGATGCAGTGGCCTTTGTGGATCAAATCCCCCACACAGGCACCGGAAAAATAAGCAAAAAAGACCTGCGAGAACAGTTCCGGGACTATGTTTGGGCGGGGTGA
- the dnaE gene encoding DNA polymerase III subunit alpha codes for MPHAAFVPLRIFSSYTMLDGAVDPKAIAKTAAERGFPAAAITDRNGLYGSVAYAKACKDMGVQPVIGTMLAVARPDREGAATGFGPAAPTIDWLALYAQDTAGYDNLCHLVSRAHLDRPLEFAPHVVLADLVGHTDGLICLTAAAEGAMARLFAGGQTSAAHAYADRLQELFPNRLYIEIARSNDPVEDASEAALIDLAYARDLPLVATNPACFAERTFYEAHDAMLCIASSTHVDSTDRPRSSREWWIKPAPVMEELFKDLPEALANTLVVAQRCAVMPPKRKPILPSLAGDQEGEARMCAEDSRKGLVLRLQPYYPEVAHAELSRLLCLGPDAEPDAGDYPQLVEAGVWDEVLEYRQRCEFEIAIINRMGFGGYFLIVADFIKWAKDQGIPVGPGRGSGAGSLVAWALTITDLDPIKLGLLFERFLNPERVSMPDFDIDFCETRRGEVIRYVQRKYGLDHVAQIITFGKLKARAVLRDTGRILQMSYGQTDRLCKMVPNHPTDPWPLPRALNGVVELKREYDRDPDVKRLIDLAMQLEGLPRNSSTHAAGVVIGDRPLAQLVPLYRDPRSDMPVTQFDMKHVEDAGLVKFDFLGLKTLSVLRKAVDLMGKRGIEIDLSTLAWDDEQTYKLLQSGDTVGVFQLESEGMRRTLAAVKPTNFGDIIALVSLYRPGPMDNIPLFGRRKNGLEAIEYPHEKLEGILSETYGIFVYQEQVMQAAQILAGYSLGDADLLRRAMGKKVQAEMDAQRQRFVDGCREMSGIAAPKANELFDLIDKFAGYGFNKSHAAAYALLAYQTAWLKTHYPHEFYAAAMCFDMHQSEKLSVFVDDMRRNGVALAGPDINHSVAEFTVERTDDGYAVRYALAGLRNVGEKAMEQIVEEREANGPFTSLDDLFRRIPAGSMNRRQLEALAAGGALDCLEPNRAQIIANGDLLMAVADEAARSRTSGQGGLFGGDDHAVPATRLAETKPWSRADQMAAERENFGFYFAAHPVEEYRAVASANGARTYGSLMTGGGEPGGRSGAVMAALVEGVQKRKTKRGKDFVMADFSDSSGLFSASCFEESLVEPFLQWAREGTCVLLNVELDRPNPDEPPRVTVRGGRPLASVTSASRMVLKLDVSKPEAITELAMLLPREEGGKGEVLARLRTGGLKEPLIRLGNDFKLDSDLIERLIPIEGLANVALTARAERHLRLVE; via the coding sequence ATGCCTCACGCCGCTTTCGTTCCGCTTCGCATCTTCTCGTCCTACACCATGCTCGACGGCGCGGTGGACCCAAAGGCGATTGCCAAGACCGCGGCGGAACGTGGTTTTCCCGCCGCGGCCATTACGGATCGCAACGGGCTGTATGGCAGTGTCGCCTATGCCAAGGCGTGCAAGGACATGGGCGTGCAGCCGGTTATTGGCACCATGCTGGCAGTGGCGCGGCCTGATCGGGAAGGGGCGGCTACCGGGTTCGGCCCTGCTGCGCCTACTATTGATTGGCTGGCGCTCTATGCGCAGGATACCGCCGGGTATGACAATCTCTGCCATCTTGTCAGCCGCGCCCACCTTGATCGCCCGTTGGAATTCGCGCCCCACGTCGTTCTGGCCGATCTGGTCGGTCACACTGACGGGTTGATCTGCCTGACCGCCGCTGCCGAAGGCGCAATGGCCCGCTTGTTCGCTGGTGGCCAGACCAGCGCCGCGCATGCCTATGCCGACCGGTTGCAGGAACTCTTTCCCAATCGCCTTTACATCGAAATCGCGCGCAGCAACGACCCGGTCGAGGATGCTTCCGAAGCAGCACTGATCGACCTTGCCTATGCCCGCGATCTGCCGCTGGTCGCCACCAATCCCGCCTGTTTTGCCGAACGCACGTTTTATGAAGCGCACGACGCCATGTTGTGCATCGCCAGTTCCACCCATGTCGACAGCACCGACCGCCCCCGTTCCAGCCGAGAATGGTGGATCAAACCCGCCCCGGTTATGGAGGAATTGTTCAAGGATTTGCCCGAAGCACTGGCCAACACGTTGGTCGTGGCACAGCGTTGCGCGGTGATGCCACCCAAGCGCAAGCCAATCCTGCCCAGCCTTGCCGGCGATCAGGAAGGCGAAGCACGGATGTGCGCCGAAGACAGCCGCAAGGGTCTCGTCTTGCGGCTTCAGCCCTACTATCCTGAAGTCGCCCACGCTGAACTTTCGCGCCTGCTGTGCCTTGGCCCCGACGCCGAACCCGACGCAGGCGACTATCCGCAGCTGGTCGAAGCGGGCGTGTGGGACGAAGTGCTGGAATATCGCCAGCGCTGCGAGTTCGAGATCGCCATCATCAACCGCATGGGATTTGGCGGTTACTTCCTGATCGTGGCCGACTTCATCAAATGGGCCAAGGATCAAGGCATCCCCGTGGGGCCGGGGCGCGGGTCGGGCGCAGGGTCACTGGTGGCGTGGGCGCTGACCATCACCGACCTCGATCCGATCAAGCTGGGCCTGCTGTTCGAACGCTTCCTCAATCCGGAACGTGTGTCGATGCCCGACTTCGATATCGACTTCTGCGAAACCCGGCGCGGTGAAGTGATCCGCTATGTTCAGCGCAAATATGGGCTGGACCACGTCGCGCAGATCATCACCTTTGGTAAGCTCAAGGCGCGCGCAGTGCTGCGCGATACCGGCCGCATCCTGCAGATGAGTTATGGCCAGACCGACCGCTTGTGCAAGATGGTGCCCAACCATCCGACCGACCCTTGGCCGCTGCCGCGTGCGCTGAATGGCGTGGTCGAACTGAAGCGCGAATATGACCGTGATCCGGACGTCAAACGCCTGATCGACCTTGCCATGCAGCTGGAAGGCTTGCCGCGCAACAGCTCTACCCACGCAGCTGGCGTGGTCATTGGTGACCGCCCGCTGGCGCAGCTGGTGCCGCTGTACCGCGATCCCCGTTCTGACATGCCGGTCACGCAGTTCGACATGAAGCATGTCGAAGATGCCGGACTGGTCAAATTCGACTTTCTCGGCCTCAAAACCCTGTCGGTGCTGCGCAAGGCGGTGGATCTGATGGGCAAGCGTGGGATCGAGATCGATCTTTCCACGCTCGCCTGGGATGATGAGCAGACCTATAAGCTGCTGCAATCGGGCGATACCGTGGGCGTGTTCCAGTTGGAATCCGAAGGTATGCGGCGCACGCTGGCGGCGGTGAAGCCGACCAATTTTGGCGACATCATCGCGCTCGTCTCGCTCTACCGCCCCGGCCCGATGGACAATATTCCGTTGTTTGGCCGTCGTAAAAATGGCTTGGAAGCGATTGAATATCCCCATGAAAAGCTGGAGGGTATTCTGTCGGAAACATATGGCATCTTCGTCTATCAGGAACAGGTCATGCAGGCCGCGCAGATCCTTGCCGGATACTCGCTCGGCGACGCAGACCTTCTGCGCCGCGCGATGGGCAAAAAGGTGCAGGCCGAAATGGATGCCCAGCGTCAGCGATTTGTCGACGGGTGCCGCGAAATGTCAGGTATTGCTGCGCCCAAGGCCAACGAACTGTTCGATTTGATCGACAAGTTTGCAGGCTACGGTTTCAATAAATCGCACGCTGCGGCCTATGCGCTGCTTGCCTATCAGACCGCGTGGCTGAAAACACACTACCCACACGAATTCTACGCCGCCGCCATGTGCTTTGATATGCACCAGTCGGAAAAGCTGTCGGTCTTTGTCGATGACATGCGCCGCAATGGGGTGGCGCTGGCCGGGCCGGACATCAACCATTCGGTTGCGGAATTCACGGTTGAACGCACCGACGATGGCTATGCCGTGCGCTATGCGCTGGCGGGCCTGCGCAACGTGGGCGAAAAGGCTATGGAACAGATCGTCGAGGAACGCGAGGCCAACGGCCCGTTCACCTCACTGGATGATCTGTTTCGCCGCATTCCGGCCGGATCGATGAACCGCCGCCAATTGGAAGCCCTTGCCGCCGGGGGGGCGCTTGATTGCCTTGAACCCAACCGCGCGCAGATAATTGCCAATGGTGATTTGCTGATGGCGGTGGCCGATGAAGCCGCACGGTCGCGCACATCGGGGCAGGGCGGTCTGTTCGGGGGCGATGACCATGCCGTACCTGCCACGCGCCTTGCAGAAACCAAGCCGTGGAGTCGGGCTGACCAGATGGCGGCAGAGCGCGAGAACTTCGGCTTCTATTTCGCCGCGCATCCGGTGGAGGAATACCGTGCAGTCGCCTCGGCCAATGGCGCCCGGACTTATGGCAGCCTGATGACCGGTGGTGGAGAGCCGGGGGGCCGTTCCGGAGCGGTCATGGCGGCGCTGGTCGAAGGTGTGCAGAAACGCAAGACTAAGCGCGGCAAGGATTTTGTCATGGCCGATTTCTCCGACAGTTCGGGGCTGTTTTCAGCCTCGTGTTTCGAAGAAAGCCTTGTCGAACCATTTCTGCAATGGGCGCGTGAGGGCACCTGCGTCCTGCTCAATGTCGAACTAGACCGGCCTAATCCTGATGAACCGCCGCGCGTTACAGTGCGTGGCGGGCGTCCGCTGGCCTCGGTCACCAGCGCGTCACGGATGGTGCTGAAGCTGGATGTCAGCAAGCCCGAAGCTATCACCGAACTTGCCATGCTGCTGCCACGCGAGGAGGGCGGGAAGGGTGAAGTGCTGGCCCGTCTGCGCACCGGCGGGCTGAAAGAGCCGCTGATCCGGCTTGGCAATGATTTCAAACTGGACAGCGACTTAATCGAACGATTGATTCCTATAGAAGGGCTTGCCAATGTGGCCCTGACCGCAAGAGCCGAACGGCATCTGCGGCTGGTCGAGTAA
- a CDS encoding glutathione peroxidase produces MNSPATIADFSVKLPNGETIDLAGKQGKVLLVVNTASKCGFTPQYDGLEKLWQDYGDKGFEVLAFPCNQFGGQEPGTADEIESFCKVNFGLSFPLMAKIDVNGSSADPLFDWLKKEAPGVLGTKGIKWNFTKFLIDRTGKVVRRYAPTDKPESIAKDIEKLL; encoded by the coding sequence ATGAACAGTCCTGCCACCATCGCCGATTTCAGCGTGAAGCTGCCCAACGGCGAAACCATCGACCTTGCGGGTAAGCAGGGCAAAGTCCTGCTGGTAGTGAACACCGCGTCCAAATGCGGCTTTACCCCGCAATACGATGGTCTTGAAAAGCTGTGGCAGGACTATGGCGACAAAGGCTTCGAAGTTCTTGCCTTTCCCTGCAACCAGTTTGGCGGGCAAGAACCCGGCACAGCCGATGAAATCGAAAGCTTCTGCAAGGTCAACTTCGGCCTCAGCTTCCCGCTCATGGCCAAGATTGATGTCAACGGGTCTAGCGCCGATCCGCTCTTTGACTGGCTCAAGAAAGAAGCGCCGGGCGTGCTGGGCACCAAGGGTATCAAATGGAACTTTACCAAGTTCCTGATTGATCGCACCGGCAAAGTGGTGCGCCGCTATGCCCCAACCGACAAGCCGGAAAGCATCGCCAAGGACATCGAAAAGCTGCTCTGA
- a CDS encoding ABC transporter ATP-binding protein — MNNSPVTSSPVVRLRELRRSFSQGGVTIDVLRGVNLEIRPGEIVALLGPSGSGKSTMLQAIGLLEGGFSGLIEIAGTDASKLSGDDRTALRRDHLGFVYQFHHLLPDFNAIENVVLPQLVAGTDRVEAEARASELLTALGLGKRLDHRPSQLSGGEQQRVAVARALANRPEMVLADEPTGNLDESTADRVLEEFLKLVRGEGSSALIATHNERLASRMDRVVRLHEGVLE; from the coding sequence ATGAATAACTCTCCCGTTACCAGCTCGCCCGTTGTCCGCCTGCGTGAACTGCGTCGTTCCTTCAGTCAGGGTGGGGTCACCATTGACGTCCTGCGCGGGGTGAACCTCGAAATTCGGCCCGGAGAAATTGTCGCCCTGCTTGGGCCGTCGGGGTCCGGCAAGTCCACTATGCTTCAGGCCATCGGTCTGCTTGAAGGCGGGTTTTCCGGGCTTATCGAGATTGCAGGCACGGATGCATCAAAGCTTTCGGGTGATGATCGCACTGCCTTGCGCCGCGATCATCTGGGCTTTGTCTATCAGTTCCATCACTTGCTGCCCGATTTCAACGCGATCGAAAATGTCGTCCTGCCGCAGCTTGTGGCCGGAACTGACCGGGTAGAAGCAGAGGCGCGCGCCTCCGAACTGCTGACGGCGCTTGGCCTTGGCAAACGGCTTGACCATCGCCCCAGCCAGCTTTCAGGTGGTGAGCAACAGCGTGTTGCCGTGGCGCGTGCGCTGGCCAACCGGCCCGAAATGGTGCTGGCGGATGAACCCACCGGCAATCTGGATGAAAGCACGGCAGATCGGGTGCTGGAAGAGTTTCTCAAGCTTGTGCGCGGCGAAGGAAGTTCGGCGTTGATCGCTACACACAACGAACGCCTGGCCAGCCGGATGGATCGTGTCGTGCGGCTGCATGAAGGCGTGCTGGAATAG
- a CDS encoding lipoprotein-releasing ABC transporter permease subunit codes for MILSPFEWTIAKRYMLPGRGEAFIALVAGISLVAVMLGVAALVIVMSVMNGFRAELLDKIVGLNGHAIIQAYGGRLDNWQDILKRVQATPGVTHASPLIEQPLLASFNGRVEAILVRGNTDGDLKRLEDKRVDGVIASLRPGANNVALGSRLAQNLGARVGDSITIINPQGRSTPFGTVPREIAYTVSAVFEVGVYDYDQAYVVMPIADAQTLLLTGDTIGMIEVTTSNADTVMETLGPIKQQLEGQAVVTDWKTINASLFEALAVERVAMFIVLSIIVLVAVFNILSSLIMLVRAKTRDIAILRTMGATRRSLLKIFVTIGFVIGAMGTLSGLGLGFVFLFFRQPIVNAIQFVTGQNLWDPSIRFLTELPSRSDPVEIATISVMALLFSFLATLYPALKAASTDPVQVLRYE; via the coding sequence TTGATCCTGTCTCCGTTCGAATGGACCATCGCCAAGCGCTACATGCTGCCGGGGCGCGGGGAAGCGTTCATCGCGCTTGTCGCCGGCATCAGCCTTGTCGCGGTCATGCTTGGCGTTGCTGCGCTGGTCATCGTGATGAGCGTGATGAACGGTTTTCGCGCCGAACTGCTCGACAAGATCGTGGGCCTGAACGGCCATGCCATCATTCAGGCTTATGGGGGTAGACTGGATAACTGGCAGGATATCCTCAAGCGCGTGCAGGCAACGCCCGGCGTCACGCACGCCTCGCCATTGATCGAACAGCCGCTGCTGGCCAGTTTCAACGGGCGGGTTGAGGCTATTCTGGTGCGCGGCAACACTGATGGCGATCTCAAGCGTCTTGAAGACAAGCGTGTCGATGGCGTGATTGCTTCGCTCCGGCCCGGTGCCAACAATGTCGCACTAGGGTCGCGGCTTGCGCAAAATCTGGGGGCGCGAGTGGGTGATTCGATCACGATCATCAATCCGCAAGGCCGGTCCACCCCGTTCGGCACTGTCCCGCGCGAAATCGCCTATACCGTCTCGGCGGTGTTCGAAGTGGGCGTCTATGACTACGATCAGGCCTATGTCGTCATGCCCATTGCTGACGCGCAGACGTTGCTGCTGACTGGCGATACCATCGGCATGATCGAGGTGACCACCAGCAACGCAGACACGGTGATGGAAACGCTTGGCCCGATCAAGCAGCAGTTGGAAGGACAGGCCGTAGTCACCGACTGGAAGACGATCAACGCCAGCCTGTTCGAGGCATTGGCAGTCGAACGTGTCGCCATGTTCATCGTGCTGTCGATCATCGTGCTGGTGGCGGTGTTCAACATCCTGTCGTCGCTCATCATGCTGGTCCGCGCCAAAACCCGCGACATCGCCATTCTGCGCACAATGGGCGCCACACGGCGCAGTCTGCTCAAGATTTTCGTGACCATCGGCTTCGTTATCGGGGCAATGGGCACCCTGTCAGGGCTGGGGCTGGGCTTTGTGTTCCTGTTTTTCCGCCAGCCTATCGTCAACGCCATCCAGTTCGTCACAGGGCAGAACCTGTGGGACCCCTCGATCCGGTTCCTGACCGAACTGCCCAGCCGGTCTGACCCGGTAGAGATCGCCACGATCAGCGTGATGGCCCTTCTTTTCAGCTTCCTTGCCACGCTTTACCCCGCGCTTAAGGCTGCGAGCACGGACCCGGTGCAGGTGCTGCGTTATGAATAA